In Coriobacteriia bacterium, one genomic interval encodes:
- a CDS encoding isocitrate/isopropylmalate family dehydrogenase — VHKANILKYSDGLYLEVARRVAAEYEGRIEFEDKIVDMTCMGLVLYPENFDVVVLPNLYGDIVSDLAAGLIGGLGIAPGANIGADAAVFEPGHGSAPKYAGKDMANPTAEILTSVLMLQHLGEREAAEKILAGVKQVLAEGKSVTYDIKRTNTGSTDGAVGTQAYADAIIATF; from the coding sequence CCGTCCACAAGGCCAACATCCTGAAGTACTCCGACGGCCTGTACCTCGAAGTCGCTCGCAGGGTCGCTGCCGAGTACGAGGGTCGCATCGAGTTCGAGGACAAGATCGTCGACATGACCTGCATGGGCCTGGTGCTCTACCCCGAGAACTTCGACGTTGTCGTGCTCCCCAACCTCTACGGGGACATCGTGAGCGACCTCGCCGCCGGGCTCATCGGCGGTCTGGGCATCGCTCCGGGCGCCAACATCGGTGCCGACGCGGCCGTTTTCGAGCCGGGGCACGGCTCGGCGCCCAAGTACGCTGGCAAGGACATGGCCAACCCCACCGCCGAGATCCTCACGTCGGTTCTCATGCTGCAGCACCTCGGCGAGCGCGAGGCCGCCGAGAAGATCCTCGCCGGCGTCAAGCAGGTTCTTGCCGAGGGCAAGAGCGTGACGTACGACATCAAGCGGACCAACACCGGGAGCACCGACGGAGCCGTGGGAACGCAGGCCTACGCCGACGCCATCATCGCAACCTTCTAG
- a CDS encoding DUF302 domain-containing protein produces MQIDFTRPTDKSFAEAVQAVVDAAALHSFRVSFVHDVAKTLQERGFEREPLTIVEMCNAKFASEVLAEDVLIGLMLPCPVMVYEQDGDVLISTMRPTVIDAFFPEAEITHVAREVEAKIFAIVEEAAGVPGAA; encoded by the coding sequence ATGCAGATCGATTTCACCCGCCCGACTGACAAGAGCTTCGCCGAAGCGGTCCAGGCCGTCGTCGACGCGGCCGCGCTTCACAGCTTCCGCGTCTCGTTCGTCCACGACGTGGCCAAGACGCTGCAAGAGCGCGGATTCGAGCGCGAACCGCTCACGATCGTCGAGATGTGCAACGCGAAGTTCGCGAGCGAGGTGCTCGCCGAGGACGTGCTGATCGGTCTGATGCTGCCGTGCCCGGTCATGGTCTACGAGCAGGACGGCGACGTGCTTATCTCCACGATGCGCCCCACCGTGATCGACGCGTTTTTCCCAGAGGCCGAGATCACGCATGTCGCTCGAGAGGTCGAGGCGAAGATCTTTGCAATCGTCGAAGAAGCCGCTGGCGTGCCTGGAGCGGCGTAG